A single Carnobacterium inhibens subsp. inhibens DSM 13024 DNA region contains:
- a CDS encoding methylated-DNA--[protein]-cysteine S-methyltransferase yields the protein MENLEQNIIYGSFEYDLGSLYLAATENGLCFVGSLNESLRELEDGVTKLFSKATLVENTVGLQLYHQQFLDYFNGSRTTFTLPLDVKGTLFQQKVWKALTTIPYGQTKSYGEIAAEIGQTGAFRAVGTAIGKNPLLIVVPCHRVIHKNGKLAGYRGKLDMKETLLSLEKRQGKVC from the coding sequence ATGGAAAATCTTGAGCAGAACATAATTTACGGCTCTTTTGAATATGATTTAGGCAGCCTTTATCTAGCAGCAACCGAGAATGGTCTCTGTTTTGTAGGCTCTCTAAACGAGTCACTGAGAGAACTTGAGGATGGTGTAACAAAATTATTTTCAAAAGCAACTTTAGTAGAAAATACGGTTGGTTTACAACTCTACCATCAACAATTTTTAGACTATTTTAACGGTTCTAGAACTACGTTTACGCTGCCTTTAGATGTGAAGGGAACGTTATTTCAACAAAAGGTTTGGAAAGCTTTGACCACTATTCCCTATGGACAAACAAAATCGTATGGTGAAATTGCAGCTGAAATCGGTCAGACTGGAGCTTTTCGAGCAGTGGGTACAGCAATTGGAAAAAATCCGTTATTGATCGTCGTACCTTGCCACCGGGTCATCCATAAAAATGGGAAGTTAGCAGGTTATCGAGGAAAGTTAGACATGAAAGAAACACTATTAAGTTTAGAGAAAAGACAAGGGAAAGTATGCTAA
- the nrdD gene encoding anaerobic ribonucleoside-triphosphate reductase, with translation MIMDNDIFCETSNKLKLKVMKRDGREVEFREEKIFEALLKAYHSLTKETDEKSIQELKEIVEVVKKEIAQRFVSNIKIYEIQSIVEHILIDAHKHELAEAYLVYRTRRDLERSQSTDINYAIHDLLRKEQTVVNENANKDSNVFNTQRDLTAGVVAKSMGLKLLPKHVANAHQKGDIHYHDLDYQPYAPMTNCCLIDFQSMFREGFKIGNAEVESPRSIQTAAAQMAQIIANVASSQYGGCSADRIDEVLAPYSRLNYQKHLQTAREWVTGEEKQKQYAREKTKKDIYDAMQSLEYEINTLYSSQGQTPFTTLGFGLGTDWFEQEIQRSILLVRINGLGKEKRTAIFPKLVFTLKRGVNLDPEDQNYDIKKLALTCSTKRMYPDVLMYDKVVALTGSFKAPMGCRSFLQGWKDEHGQEVNSGRMNLGVVTLNLPRVAIESKGNQSMFWELFEERLKVCHDALVYRVQRTKDALPENAPILYEYGAFGKRLKKGDSVNDLFKNKRATVSLGYIGLYEAATVFFGPEWEKNETAKAFTVDILRKMKQHTDQWGEKYGYHFSVYSTPSESLTDRFCRLDTKKFGVLTDITDKEYYTNSFHYDVRKKPTPFEKIEFEKDYPEYTSGGFIHYCEYPNMQQNPKALEAVWDFSYDRIGYLGTNTPIDHCYKCGFEGDFDPTERGFKCPQCGNTDPDSCDVVKRTCGYLGNPQARPMVNGRHKEISARVKHMPVNGEEILHEES, from the coding sequence ATGATTATGGATAATGATATTTTTTGTGAAACTTCGAACAAACTTAAGCTGAAAGTAATGAAAAGAGATGGACGAGAAGTTGAATTTAGAGAAGAAAAAATCTTTGAAGCTTTGTTGAAAGCCTATCATTCATTGACAAAAGAAACGGATGAAAAAAGTATTCAGGAACTAAAAGAGATCGTTGAAGTAGTAAAAAAAGAAATAGCACAACGATTCGTCAGCAATATTAAAATTTATGAAATTCAGAGTATTGTTGAACATATTTTAATAGATGCCCATAAACATGAATTAGCGGAAGCCTACTTAGTTTATAGAACCCGTCGCGATCTGGAAAGAAGCCAATCAACGGATATAAACTATGCTATCCATGATCTTTTACGTAAAGAACAAACCGTAGTAAATGAAAATGCGAATAAGGATAGCAACGTATTCAATACTCAAAGGGATTTAACTGCAGGAGTAGTTGCGAAATCTATGGGACTTAAATTGTTGCCGAAGCATGTTGCTAATGCGCACCAAAAAGGAGATATCCATTATCATGACCTGGACTATCAACCATACGCTCCAATGACAAATTGTTGTTTGATCGATTTTCAAAGTATGTTTAGGGAAGGCTTTAAAATAGGGAATGCAGAGGTAGAAAGTCCGCGTTCCATTCAAACAGCTGCTGCTCAAATGGCACAAATTATTGCCAATGTGGCTTCTAGTCAGTATGGAGGATGCAGCGCAGATCGAATTGATGAAGTATTAGCTCCTTATAGTCGTTTAAACTATCAAAAACATTTGCAGACTGCAAGAGAATGGGTCACAGGAGAAGAAAAGCAAAAGCAATATGCCCGTGAAAAAACAAAAAAAGACATTTATGATGCTATGCAGAGCTTGGAATACGAGATCAATACCCTTTATTCTTCTCAAGGACAAACGCCTTTTACAACGTTAGGATTTGGATTGGGAACGGATTGGTTTGAACAAGAAATTCAGCGTTCCATCTTATTAGTTCGCATCAATGGATTGGGAAAAGAAAAGAGAACAGCCATTTTTCCAAAACTTGTCTTCACTCTTAAACGAGGCGTTAATTTGGATCCCGAAGATCAAAATTATGATATAAAAAAATTAGCCCTTACTTGTTCAACCAAAAGAATGTATCCTGATGTCTTAATGTACGATAAAGTCGTTGCGTTAACGGGAAGTTTTAAAGCGCCAATGGGGTGTCGTTCATTTTTACAAGGATGGAAAGATGAACATGGTCAAGAAGTAAACTCAGGAAGAATGAATTTAGGTGTGGTCACACTTAATTTGCCTCGTGTGGCTATCGAATCTAAAGGAAACCAATCAATGTTTTGGGAGCTATTTGAAGAACGATTAAAGGTTTGTCACGATGCTTTAGTTTATCGTGTTCAAAGGACAAAAGATGCATTACCTGAAAATGCTCCTATTTTATACGAATATGGCGCTTTTGGGAAACGATTGAAAAAAGGAGACAGTGTAAATGATCTCTTTAAAAATAAACGTGCGACAGTATCTTTAGGTTATATTGGACTATACGAAGCTGCAACAGTCTTTTTTGGGCCAGAGTGGGAAAAAAATGAAACTGCCAAGGCCTTTACAGTGGATATTTTGAGAAAAATGAAACAGCACACAGATCAATGGGGAGAAAAGTATGGCTATCATTTTAGTGTGTATTCAACACCCAGTGAAAGTCTAACGGACCGGTTTTGTCGCTTAGATACAAAGAAATTTGGCGTACTGACAGATATTACTGATAAAGAGTATTACACAAACAGTTTCCATTACGATGTACGAAAAAAACCAACACCGTTTGAGAAGATTGAATTTGAGAAAGATTATCCTGAATACACATCTGGCGGTTTCATCCATTATTGTGAGTACCCGAATATGCAACAAAATCCAAAAGCGTTAGAAGCTGTGTGGGATTTCTCTTATGATCGTATTGGATATCTTGGGACCAATACGCCTATTGATCATTGTTACAAATGTGGATTTGAAGGAGATTTTGATCCGACTGAGCGAGGATTTAAATGTCCACAATGCGGAAATACCGATCCCGACAGCTGTGATGTCGTAAAAAGAACGTGCGGTTATCTCGGTAATCCTCAAGCTAGACCGATGGTAAACGGAAGACACAAAGAGATTTCAGCTCGGGTCAAACATATGCCAGTTAACGGGGAGGAAATACTACATGAGGAATCCTAA
- the nrdG gene encoding anaerobic ribonucleoside-triphosphate reductase activating protein — protein MRNPKPKEWLAKDYSQCRIADYKPFNFVDGEGVRCSLYMSGCLFACKGCYNKIAQNFAYGVEYTTELEDTIIADLKHSYVQGLTLLGGEPFLNTQVAIPLAKRIRSEYRETKDIWSWTGYTWEELMQESEDKLELLSLIDVVVDGRFELAKKDLTLQFRGSSNQRIIDVQASLRHEKVVLWQNQFN, from the coding sequence ATGAGGAATCCTAAACCGAAAGAATGGCTGGCTAAAGATTACAGTCAATGCCGGATAGCGGATTATAAACCGTTTAATTTTGTTGATGGAGAAGGTGTCAGATGCAGTCTCTATATGAGCGGATGTCTGTTTGCCTGCAAAGGCTGTTACAATAAGATCGCACAAAATTTTGCTTATGGAGTGGAGTATACTACAGAACTAGAAGACACGATCATTGCTGATCTAAAGCATTCTTATGTTCAAGGCTTAACTCTTTTAGGAGGAGAACCTTTTCTCAATACACAAGTTGCAATTCCTTTAGCTAAACGCATTCGTTCGGAATATCGTGAGACAAAAGATATTTGGTCTTGGACTGGCTATACATGGGAAGAATTGATGCAAGAATCGGAGGATAAACTGGAATTGCTGTCACTAATCGATGTCGTTGTGGATGGACGGTTTGAATTAGCTAAAAAAGATTTGACGCTTCAGTTTAGAGGGAGTTCAAATCAACGTATTATTGATGTTCAAGCATCATTGAGACATGAAAAAGTTGTATTATGGCAAAATCAATTTAATTAG
- a CDS encoding YwbE family protein encodes MDGKSRAAIKIDALVDIVLKKDQRTGKLTRGHVKRILTNSSQHPHGIKVMLKEGDQVGRVQKILTDDDK; translated from the coding sequence ATGGATGGGAAGTCAAGAGCAGCGATTAAAATTGATGCACTAGTAGATATTGTTTTAAAAAAAGATCAACGTACAGGTAAATTAACAAGAGGTCACGTAAAGCGTATTTTAACCAATAGCAGTCAACATCCACATGGGATCAAAGTCATGTTAAAAGAAGGAGACCAAGTTGGTCGTGTCCAAAAGATCTTAACAGATGACGATAAATAA
- a CDS encoding biotin transporter BioY — protein MSTLTTREITLCSLMAALSYISSFISIPLGPVPFTLQTLFVLLTGLILQKNAAFLAQTLHLLLILIFKGFQSFLSPSFGFVLGFILGAYVMAWFLESRSFTFKSALGAILIGSSIFYIIGLPYMIFILRGYLDLTMSNSLIFKTGFLLFVPGDVVKAVFAFLISSRLQRHLKRIQN, from the coding sequence ATGTCAACCTTAACCACGCGAGAAATAACACTCTGTAGTTTAATGGCAGCTTTGTCTTATATTAGCAGTTTTATCAGTATTCCTCTTGGTCCAGTCCCTTTCACCTTGCAAACGTTGTTTGTTTTACTAACTGGCCTTATCTTGCAAAAAAATGCTGCTTTTCTTGCACAAACCCTGCACTTATTGCTCATCCTTATCTTTAAAGGATTTCAATCTTTTTTAAGTCCAAGTTTTGGTTTTGTACTTGGTTTCATTCTAGGAGCTTATGTAATGGCATGGTTCTTAGAAAGCAGATCTTTCACATTTAAATCTGCTTTAGGGGCCATTCTTATTGGATCCAGTATTTTTTATATCATTGGATTGCCTTATATGATTTTCATCCTAAGAGGCTATCTTGATTTGACTATGAGTAACAGTCTCATCTTCAAAACGGGTTTCTTATTATTTGTTCCAGGTGATGTCGTTAAAGCTGTTTTCGCTTTTTTGATCAGCTCCCGCTTGCAACGACATCTTAAACGCATTCAAAATTAA
- a CDS encoding biotin--[acetyl-CoA-carboxylase] ligase produces the protein MSTKLRILSLLKQQKGSNISGQALADTLGLSRTSIWKGIKTLQEEGYIIEAVTNKGYRLSEKSDVISIEGIRSFLHTDLKTFPIHTFKTIDSTNNKARSFAMKSSQNQGVVLAEEQTKGRGRLGKSFYSPSQTGIYMSFFLKPNLSMADATLVTTATAVAVCLAIEKLTTKRPSIKWVNDIYLNDTKICGILTEAVSDFESGKIETLIVGVGLNVKEPLTGFPTEISTIAGSLTTDTEKEISDRNLLIAEIMNQFHMIYQTIEERTFLEEYKKRCFVIGRKITFKERKQEFEAIPIDIDPQGGLVVQLADGQQRTLSYGEIIMKKPFD, from the coding sequence ATGTCTACAAAATTACGCATTCTTTCTTTATTAAAACAACAAAAAGGGTCCAATATTTCTGGTCAAGCATTGGCAGATACACTAGGACTTTCAAGAACATCTATCTGGAAAGGAATAAAAACTCTACAAGAAGAAGGCTACATCATTGAAGCAGTAACCAATAAAGGTTACCGACTTTCTGAAAAGTCAGATGTCATTTCGATTGAAGGCATTAGATCATTCCTGCATACAGATCTAAAAACTTTTCCTATCCATACATTTAAAACCATTGACTCTACAAATAATAAAGCTCGTTCTTTTGCAATGAAAAGTTCACAAAATCAAGGCGTTGTCCTAGCTGAAGAACAAACTAAAGGACGAGGACGATTAGGTAAGTCTTTTTACTCTCCTAGTCAAACAGGCATTTACATGAGTTTCTTTTTAAAGCCCAACTTATCTATGGCGGATGCTACTTTAGTCACTACAGCTACTGCTGTAGCCGTTTGTTTGGCTATTGAAAAATTAACTACTAAACGACCTAGTATAAAATGGGTAAATGATATTTATCTCAACGATACAAAAATATGCGGTATTTTAACTGAAGCTGTATCAGACTTTGAAAGCGGGAAAATAGAGACTCTGATTGTCGGAGTAGGCTTAAATGTTAAAGAGCCTTTAACAGGTTTTCCAACTGAAATCAGCACTATCGCAGGCTCTCTTACTACTGATACAGAAAAGGAAATTAGTGATCGTAATCTTCTAATAGCTGAAATCATGAATCAATTTCACATGATTTATCAAACAATTGAGGAACGTACTTTTTTAGAAGAATATAAAAAACGTTGTTTTGTGATTGGTAGAAAAATTACTTTTAAAGAACGTAAGCAAGAATTCGAAGCTATTCCCATAGATATTGATCCTCAAGGAGGTCTTGTTGTGCAACTGGCTGATGGCCAACAACGAACGTTGTCTTACGGAGAAATCATTATGAAAAAGCCATTCGATTGA
- a CDS encoding ATP-binding cassette domain-containing protein, producing the protein MPVMELKQVNKSYKINGGETFQALKDINLSFEKGELVSIIGESGSGKSTLMNLIGGLDSDFQGEILVDGENIGDYSEKNLVQYHKEKVGFVFQSFNLISHLSVLDNVTLAMTLSNVSKADREKRAKEILGVVGLQDHLYKKPDAISGGQKQRVAIARALVNDPDIIIADEPTGALDSETTDQVLEMIKEIAENGKLVIMVTHSEKVAGYSSRVVTIDDGRVIDDQKGSALTVTDNKYKTEKPNRNKNLSLLGATKLALLNMKEKLARNILIALGGSVGIMSVILMLSLGSGVNSYLTDTMNSQVNPLVSEVHMPDEEPENQTELNEMRDQNPLMGLSSSAPFGTENIDELSNIEHVEAVEEGFTNFSIGTNKASFDGKATQFMSVTTVSSMITSADIVEGGLPEEGEVMITKNMADTLGEDLVGQDIQVDTIVNEQQLNLTMTVSGIYGAEASAAIDTVYLNYEDLKNAMEEAGGVLNPNIIYLVSDDAAATDSIKSKVEDLGYKGSSTEAIAETFSQMLDVFTYVLAGVAGISLVVSAIMILTVLYISVVERTKEIGVIKAIGGRKKDIRRIFVSESFLIGLFSGMFGVGIAWGLSLIANAASTHYFDVAVIDLTPMYAVSGIVLSIIISMVAGLMPASKAAKLDPVESLRRD; encoded by the coding sequence ATGCCTGTAATGGAACTAAAGCAAGTGAATAAATCATATAAGATCAATGGCGGAGAAACATTTCAAGCTTTGAAAGACATTAATCTGTCTTTTGAAAAAGGTGAATTGGTGTCTATTATTGGAGAATCTGGTAGTGGGAAATCCACACTAATGAATTTGATTGGTGGGTTAGATTCAGATTTTCAAGGCGAAATTCTTGTCGATGGTGAAAATATTGGAGATTATTCTGAAAAGAACTTGGTACAGTATCATAAAGAAAAAGTGGGATTTGTCTTCCAAAGTTTTAATCTTATCTCTCATTTATCGGTTTTAGACAATGTAACATTAGCAATGACCTTATCAAACGTTTCAAAGGCAGACCGAGAAAAAAGAGCCAAAGAAATTTTAGGTGTAGTAGGTTTACAAGATCATTTGTATAAGAAACCGGATGCTATTTCAGGTGGTCAAAAGCAACGGGTAGCTATTGCACGTGCACTAGTAAATGATCCGGATATTATTATCGCAGATGAACCTACAGGAGCATTGGATTCAGAAACAACAGATCAAGTTTTAGAGATGATCAAAGAAATTGCTGAAAATGGCAAACTGGTTATTATGGTTACCCATTCTGAAAAAGTAGCGGGTTATTCTAGCAGAGTTGTGACGATTGATGACGGACGAGTAATAGATGATCAAAAAGGCAGTGCATTAACGGTTACAGACAATAAATACAAAACAGAGAAACCTAATCGCAATAAAAATTTGAGTTTATTGGGTGCAACAAAGTTAGCCCTTTTAAATATGAAAGAAAAATTAGCTCGTAATATATTGATTGCTTTAGGTGGTAGTGTAGGAATCATGAGCGTCATTTTAATGTTGTCTTTAGGAAGTGGTGTGAATTCTTATTTAACAGATACGATGAACAGTCAGGTAAATCCGTTAGTTAGTGAAGTTCATATGCCGGACGAAGAGCCGGAAAACCAAACTGAACTGAATGAAATGCGGGACCAAAATCCTTTAATGGGATTATCTAGCTCAGCTCCATTTGGGACGGAAAATATTGATGAGTTGTCTAATATTGAGCATGTAGAAGCAGTTGAAGAAGGTTTTACTAATTTCTCAATTGGAACAAATAAAGCTTCTTTTGATGGAAAAGCTACTCAGTTTATGAGTGTGACGACTGTTTCTTCTATGATTACTAGTGCTGACATAGTAGAAGGAGGACTTCCTGAAGAAGGAGAAGTCATGATTACTAAAAATATGGCGGATACTTTAGGAGAAGACCTTGTAGGACAGGACATTCAAGTTGATACAATCGTTAATGAACAACAACTTAATTTGACAATGACTGTCAGTGGAATATATGGTGCTGAAGCATCAGCTGCGATAGATACAGTTTACTTGAATTATGAAGATTTAAAAAATGCAATGGAAGAAGCAGGGGGAGTATTAAATCCTAATATCATTTACCTTGTTTCCGATGATGCTGCTGCAACAGACTCTATCAAATCTAAGGTTGAAGACTTAGGATACAAAGGATCATCTACGGAAGCTATAGCAGAGACATTTAGTCAAATGCTGGATGTCTTTACGTATGTGTTAGCCGGAGTTGCTGGGATTTCATTAGTGGTTTCAGCTATTATGATATTGACTGTCTTGTATATCAGTGTGGTTGAAAGAACAAAAGAAATTGGTGTGATCAAAGCCATTGGGGGACGTAAAAAAGATATTCGCCGTATTTTTGTATCTGAATCCTTCTTGATTGGTTTATTCAGCGGAATGTTTGGTGTCGGAATTGCATGGGGACTATCATTAATCGCTAATGCTGCAAGTACGCACTATTTTGATGTTGCTGTCATTGATCTAACGCCAATGTATGCTGTTTCCGGAATAGTTTTAAGTATCATCATTAGTATGGTAGCTGGCTTAATGCCTGCGTCTAAAGCTGCGAAATTAGACCCTGTTGAATCACTAAGAAGAGACTAG
- the alr gene encoding alanine racemase, producing MEKGSYRETWVEISLNNLVYNINAFKETIQPETNLMAVVKADAYGHGSIEVAKAAIHAGANYLAVAFLDEAIILRKAGFSIPILVLGYTSLDTETIEQAIDHNITLTIYSKEAVERIQELATKKKLVCRIHLKIDSGMNRIGVRSTSEALQVVSSITSDYLILEGIFTHFADADVIDSSFVHDQFHHFMDIVSYLQQKGYDIPVKHCCNTAATIAFPEMHLDMVRVGIGLYGLYPEEHLRNNITLKPVMSFKTKPILIKDVPTGQTISYGRTYTTTKDSIIATIPVGYADGLSRSLSNKGHVTLNGHKAPIVGRVCMDQTMVDLSGINPADFNEEIILFGDPLDNCISLSEIAVQMNTIHYEVACLIGKRVPRVYIQNNQIVATTGLIDSH from the coding sequence ATGGAAAAAGGAAGTTATAGAGAAACATGGGTAGAGATATCTCTTAATAATTTAGTGTACAATATAAACGCTTTTAAGGAAACAATTCAGCCTGAAACGAACTTAATGGCTGTCGTTAAAGCTGATGCGTACGGTCATGGTTCGATAGAAGTAGCTAAAGCTGCTATTCATGCTGGTGCAAATTATTTAGCCGTTGCATTTTTAGATGAGGCGATTATCTTACGTAAGGCCGGTTTTTCTATTCCAATTTTAGTATTAGGCTACACTAGCTTAGATACTGAGACAATTGAACAAGCCATCGATCATAATATTACTTTAACTATTTATTCAAAAGAAGCTGTTGAACGCATTCAAGAACTAGCAACTAAAAAGAAATTGGTCTGTCGAATTCATTTAAAAATAGATAGCGGAATGAACCGAATTGGAGTACGTTCTACTTCTGAAGCCTTGCAGGTTGTTTCGTCCATTACTTCAGATTACTTGATTCTAGAAGGCATTTTTACTCATTTTGCTGATGCTGATGTGATCGATTCTTCTTTTGTTCATGATCAATTTCATCACTTTATGGATATTGTTTCTTATCTTCAACAAAAAGGGTATGATATCCCCGTTAAGCATTGTTGCAATACTGCCGCCACAATTGCTTTTCCAGAAATGCATTTAGACATGGTACGGGTCGGTATTGGTTTGTACGGTTTATACCCAGAAGAACATTTGCGAAATAATATCACATTAAAGCCGGTAATGTCTTTTAAAACGAAACCGATTTTGATTAAAGATGTTCCTACTGGGCAAACAATTAGCTATGGTCGAACATATACCACGACAAAAGATTCTATTATTGCGACTATTCCAGTAGGCTATGCAGATGGTCTTTCACGGTCCTTATCAAACAAAGGACACGTTACCCTAAATGGGCATAAAGCACCTATTGTTGGACGAGTCTGTATGGACCAAACAATGGTAGACCTTTCTGGAATAAATCCAGCTGATTTTAATGAAGAAATCATTCTTTTTGGAGATCCACTAGATAATTGTATTTCTCTTAGCGAAATAGCTGTCCAAATGAACACGATCCATTATGAGGTCGCTTGTTTGATTGGAAAACGAGTTCCCAGAGTCTATATCCAAAATAATCAGATCGTCGCCACTACAGGATTAATAGATTCTCATTAG
- a CDS encoding polysaccharide deacetylase family protein: protein MSFNVLMYHEFRERGAFDSTNPSTISVEQNYQDALPPVLFSYVEDFKEQMNYLKSEGYHTLTLQEIKNFYENETELPEKSVLITIDDAFQSVHKYAYPILKSLQFHAVSFVVLGWLSQEMKKFDPTISMVMSKKELEEMKDVVELANHTTNLHIRHSNGTAAMQMVSFEGLKKDLTACGEYVDFPDVFAYPFGIYDSKDIERLIKADVKYAFSTTPGTNTIETPLLELRRDTVTLGCTIEEFKAIVERGEKK from the coding sequence ATGAGCTTTAATGTTTTGATGTATCATGAGTTTCGCGAACGGGGTGCTTTTGATAGTACCAATCCATCAACAATTTCAGTTGAACAAAACTATCAAGATGCTTTACCGCCAGTCCTTTTTAGTTATGTAGAGGATTTTAAAGAACAAATGAACTATTTAAAAAGTGAGGGATATCATACTTTAACGCTTCAAGAAATAAAAAACTTTTATGAAAATGAAACAGAGCTTCCAGAAAAATCAGTTTTAATAACAATTGATGATGCATTTCAATCTGTACATAAGTATGCATACCCGATTTTAAAAAGCTTACAATTTCATGCGGTTAGTTTTGTGGTATTAGGGTGGCTATCACAAGAAATGAAAAAATTTGATCCAACTATCTCAATGGTTATGAGCAAAAAAGAACTTGAAGAAATGAAGGACGTAGTTGAATTGGCTAATCATACAACTAACCTTCATATTCGTCATTCGAACGGAACAGCTGCTATGCAAATGGTCTCTTTTGAAGGTTTAAAAAAAGACTTAACAGCATGTGGAGAGTATGTGGATTTTCCTGATGTGTTTGCTTATCCATTTGGAATTTATGACTCTAAAGATATTGAACGGTTAATTAAAGCCGATGTGAAGTACGCTTTTTCAACTACTCCGGGTACCAATACAATTGAGACTCCGCTATTAGAGCTGCGTCGTGATACGGTAACGTTGGGATGTACAATAGAAGAATTTAAAGCAATTGTAGAAAGAGGAGAGAAAAAATGA
- a CDS encoding ABC transporter substrate-binding protein, whose product MKKLGMLLMTVAIGLAACSNGNESSQATQTSEPDLTNEPLRFGTLPAESAIPIILAEENGYFDKENVEVDITSFSSPNDRNAAAQSGELDGMIGDVMTALSFKEGGIDLTITSDINEEFKLLSSPDSGITDIKQLDGKDVSLIPKLLLEYIMDEIAAKNNIAYEVVSIPSIPARYEALLENQIDSVIFTEPQATALQLNGAHVLASSSEYGIKGGTILFSDDSVAERSSDIAAFYRAYNQAVDYMNTTDAAEYSTVLTEYNFPETMGDYLKNKKEDYSKATIVTEEQYESIKQWTKEKEMISKDYMYEELTDFSMLED is encoded by the coding sequence ATGAAAAAATTAGGAATGTTGTTAATGACAGTTGCAATTGGTTTAGCAGCTTGTTCAAACGGTAATGAAAGCAGCCAAGCGACACAAACAAGTGAACCAGACCTTACAAATGAACCCCTTCGATTCGGAACATTGCCAGCAGAATCAGCAATACCGATTATATTAGCAGAAGAAAACGGCTATTTTGATAAGGAAAACGTCGAAGTAGATATCACGTCTTTTAGTTCGCCAAACGACCGTAACGCTGCTGCACAGTCTGGTGAACTTGATGGAATGATTGGTGACGTGATGACGGCTCTTTCTTTTAAGGAAGGCGGAATCGATTTAACGATTACATCTGATATCAATGAAGAATTTAAATTGTTGTCTTCACCCGATTCTGGAATCACAGATATAAAACAACTGGATGGAAAAGATGTATCTTTAATACCCAAGCTGTTATTAGAATATATTATGGATGAAATAGCTGCTAAAAATAATATTGCCTATGAAGTTGTTTCCATCCCGTCGATCCCTGCAAGATATGAAGCTTTATTAGAAAATCAAATTGATTCGGTTATTTTTACTGAACCTCAAGCAACAGCACTTCAGCTAAACGGAGCCCATGTGTTAGCAAGTTCGTCAGAGTACGGTATCAAAGGCGGAACTATACTCTTTAGTGACGATAGTGTAGCGGAAAGATCTAGTGATATTGCTGCTTTTTATAGGGCATATAACCAAGCAGTTGATTATATGAACACAACAGATGCAGCAGAATATAGTACTGTTTTAACAGAATATAATTTCCCGGAAACTATGGGAGATTATTTGAAAAATAAAAAGGAAGATTACAGCAAAGCAACGATCGTCACTGAAGAACAATATGAAAGCATTAAACAATGGACAAAGGAAAAAGAGATGATTAGTAAAGATTATATGTATGAAGAGTTAACAGACTTTTCTATGCTAGAAGATTAA
- a CDS encoding ABC transporter permease, whose product MKRKLKIPFDTLIGLIGLFLIWQFLYYFIDHPVIPEPIKTIRLFIQLFPILLPHIFSSLLRILTAILISFLIGVPLGIWIGASKWADRLLSPLLYLIYPIPKVAFLPVFMLLYGLGDASKISLIVWIIVFQLILSVRDGITQIDQSYYQVMLMMHASKWQIFIYLLCPAIIPQIISGLRVCIGIAVASLFFAENYATKYGLGYYIMNAWSVIDYSAMFCGILALCLLGFLLFKLIDILERFLAPWNKPTL is encoded by the coding sequence ATGAAGCGAAAATTAAAAATTCCTTTTGATACGTTGATTGGTTTAATTGGCTTATTTTTGATTTGGCAATTCCTTTACTACTTTATTGATCACCCTGTCATTCCAGAACCAATTAAAACAATTCGTTTATTTATTCAGCTGTTCCCTATCCTGCTGCCACATATTTTCAGCAGCTTACTTCGTATCTTAACCGCTATACTTATTTCTTTCTTGATTGGAGTTCCTTTAGGAATATGGATTGGAGCGAGTAAATGGGCAGACCGTCTATTGTCTCCATTACTGTATTTGATCTACCCCATCCCAAAAGTAGCCTTTTTACCGGTCTTTATGTTGCTGTATGGACTAGGTGATGCTTCAAAAATAAGCTTAATTGTCTGGATCATTGTTTTTCAACTCATTCTATCTGTGCGAGATGGTATAACTCAAATTGATCAGTCTTATTACCAAGTTATGCTCATGATGCATGCCAGTAAGTGGCAGATCTTTATTTATTTGCTCTGTCCTGCTATTATTCCACAAATCATCAGCGGACTACGTGTTTGCATTGGTATTGCGGTTGCCTCTCTTTTCTTCGCAGAAAATTATGCCACTAAATACGGTCTTGGTTATTACATCATGAATGCTTGGTCTGTTATTGATTATTCGGCAATGTTTTGTGGTATATTAGCCCTTTGCTTGCTTGGATTTTTATTATTCAAGTTAATTGATATCTTAGAGCGTTTCCTAGCACCTTGGAATAAACCCACTTTATAG